CCTTCTTTGTCCGGGCTTGGCAGCATCGAGCCGAAGAAGCCACTCTCTGGCTTCTTCAATTCGTCGATGGCATCAGTGCCGTTGATACCTATACCAATTACGTGTTTGGCATCGAAACCAGCGCTTTCAGTTGCCCGTACGCCACCCAAAACGGTGTTGTCGTTCATGCCGCCAACGATCAGGTTCTTCGCAGTATTTGGGAGTTTGACCAGTGCCGAATTGGTGGCATCCATGCTGCCTGGAACGTCGAGGGTTTTTTGCGCGGTATAGAGAACATGATCAGCAGGCAGGCCCGCTTTGGTTAGCGCATCCACCGAGCCGTCCGTGCGCTTCTTACCGGTGTCCAACTCGTTGTAGGTGTTAATCACAGCGTAGGTTTCTTTCCAGTCCCAGTTGCGATTTTTCGCTTCGGCTGCCATCGCGTTGCCCTGTTTCTGGCCCACCTCAAACGCAGCCATGCCCAGGTACGGCACGTCTTCCATGAACTTGCCATTGCCATCAACAAAACGGTCATCGACCGTCATGACTTTCAAGCCGTTGCGCTTGGCCTTGGCGACAATAGCGCTACCCAGCCCTACATCAGGTGCGCAGATGACGAAGCCTTTGGCACCGTTGGCGGCCAGACTGTCGATAGCAGAGAGGGTTTTTTCACCGTCGGGGACGGCGATTTTAATGACCGTAAAACCGTGTTCTTTACCGGCTTTTTCAGCGAAGGCCCATTCGGTCTGAAACCAAGGCTCTTCTGCCTGTTTGACCAAAAAACCGATTTTGACTTCTTCAGCAGATGCTGCGGAACCGAGTCCTACTATTGCAGTAGCGACAGCGGCACAGCACAGGGAACGAATCCCGTGACGACTCAACATAGCTAACTCCTTATTTTTATTGAATAGCTACAGCGTGAACGATTTTGGCGCAGCGGCTACCGACCCTCGAAGGGGAGACTGGACCCTTGAGAAAAGTCACAGCCAGAAGCCGATAAAACAGTCATATCATAAGATGAATGAAGCAAAGGTAACGTAGTGTCACCTGCGCTCAACCATCAGCCTGCCGACATCCATGACGAGGTCACCCATTAACCCGCAAACCGATGACAGGCCATACCCGCCACTCCGACCTGAGCCATGAGCAGCGCACCAGCAAGCACACCGTTAGCCGACGCCGGAGCCGCGCTGGTGACGTAAAGCGTAGACAAGTCCGGACCGCCAAAGACGCAACTGGTGGGGTGGCTGACGGGCAATTCCACTACTCGGTCAATGGCGCCGTCCGGGGCGAAACGAATCAGACAATGGCCATCCCATCGCGCGTTCCAGACGTATCCTTCAACATCCATGGCCGAACCATCAGGGTCACCGCGAGAGTGTGCGGCAGCCCAGATGGACCGCGCGCCCAAACGGCCATCGGACGTAATAGAGTAACGATAGATCACGCCATCAAGACTGTCGGCGCTGAACACTGCCGTCGCTTCACTGTTCCAAAGCAAGGTATTGACGATACCCTGCTCCGAAAGCAAGGGCGTGACGCTGGCGTCTGGATCGACGCGAAACAGACCGCCGGAGCGACGTATTACCGGCAGGTCACCGCCATAGGCATCCAGGTTATTTTGCATGCTACCAAGCCATAACCTCCCCTGCGCATCGCAACGCGCTTCATTGGGGCGATTACCCGCCACAGGGTCCACTAAACAGAATAAGGTCAGGTGCGGCTGATCCGACGGGGAACAAAGGTCCAGGCGGTAGACGCCGCTGGCCAGGGTGACTAATGCATCGCCCGATTCGCAGGGGATAAAAGCCGAAACCGGTTCAGCGAAGCGCCACTGGTGGTAGCGGCCATGGCTCAGGCGACAGGCTAGAAAACCCGCGATGTCGACCCAATACAAAGCCTCATGCTCGCGGTCCCAAAAAGGCCCTTCTGCCAGTTTGAAGCGCTTTTCAGACACAGGTAGCCAGTGCATAAATTGTCCTTATTCTTATTTTTTTTGCTGCTTCGTTTACAGCGTCTTCAGCGATCAATCAGCTAGGCTCCATCAAAACCGTTTGAGGCTCCGCAGGGCTTTTATGCGCAGCGTAATACCGCGAAATAGTCACTGAGGCCTGCTCGATCAGGCTCATACACGCCCAAACGCCCCGCGCGGCATCACGTGCGGCAATCGCGTCAGCTAATTCCTTGTGCAGCGGCAATGTTTTACCCAATTCCTGGGGCGCCGCTGACGTCACCTCAAACGACACTGCCAGCAAGGTTCCTAACGCCGGCAGCATTTGCTCGATGAATTGATTATGGCTGGCAGCCAGCACTGCTTCATGGAAACGTTGGTCGGCACGGTTGTATTCCCCCTTGTTATCCAACGAAGCCTCCAGCGCGCGATAGGCCTGCAGGATTTCGACAATCTGCTGCGGGCTTGCACGTTCACAGGCCCACCGCACCGCCATTGGTTCAATGGTGCGTCGCAAATCCAGCAGGTCCAAGACGAAGTTTTCCGGCAACCCTTTCTTTGCCAGCCAACCTACCACCTGCGGATCAAACAAATTCCAACTGCGTATCGGCAGCACTCTGGTCCCGACTTTCGGCCCCACTTCCAGAATACCCTTGGCGACCAGCGTCTTGATAGCCTCGCGGATTACCGTGCGGCTGACCCCCAATTCCTCACACAGCGCGGCTTCAACTTTAAGGGTTTGCCCTGGCAAAACATGGCCCGCTGCAATCCACGTACCCAGCCAATCCACGGTCGACGCATGATAATTACTGCTCATCCCCAGCGCCTCTGTCTGCGGCTACTTCCGCAAATTTAGGCTAATCATCATACGATTAGCTGTCAAACGACTATGCTGCTTTGTCGATGGGCGCTTAGCGTAAGATCGATCACTGCCGAACACTAAATAGTATTACGATTGATTTTTCAAGTGGTGTCTTTTGAGCTATAAAACTCGAATAGTGATTTTATAGAGCTGAATAGTCTGACCAATAGGAGGCGATATCCCCAAAGAAACCGAAACAACCGTCAGGAAAACTGCGTTTTCAAACCCTACTCTGTTCAAAAATAAAAAAGGAAAGGTAGATATGATGCATCGCACATTCACCCTCAGCGGCCT
The nucleotide sequence above comes from Pseudomonas sp. AB6. Encoded proteins:
- a CDS encoding substrate-binding domain-containing protein, which translates into the protein MLSRHGIRSLCCAAVATAIVGLGSAASAEEVKIGFLVKQAEEPWFQTEWAFAEKAGKEHGFTVIKIAVPDGEKTLSAIDSLAANGAKGFVICAPDVGLGSAIVAKAKRNGLKVMTVDDRFVDGNGKFMEDVPYLGMAAFEVGQKQGNAMAAEAKNRNWDWKETYAVINTYNELDTGKKRTDGSVDALTKAGLPADHVLYTAQKTLDVPGSMDATNSALVKLPNTAKNLIVGGMNDNTVLGGVRATESAGFDAKHVIGIGINGTDAIDELKKPESGFFGSMLPSPDKEGYGTALSMYEWVTTGKEPPKYTALADVTLITRANFKDVLTKIGLYK
- a CDS encoding SMP-30/gluconolactonase/LRE family protein, producing MHWLPVSEKRFKLAEGPFWDREHEALYWVDIAGFLACRLSHGRYHQWRFAEPVSAFIPCESGDALVTLASGVYRLDLCSPSDQPHLTLFCLVDPVAGNRPNEARCDAQGRLWLGSMQNNLDAYGGDLPVIRRSGGLFRVDPDASVTPLLSEQGIVNTLLWNSEATAVFSADSLDGVIYRYSITSDGRLGARSIWAAAHSRGDPDGSAMDVEGYVWNARWDGHCLIRFAPDGAIDRVVELPVSHPTSCVFGGPDLSTLYVTSAAPASANGVLAGALLMAQVGVAGMACHRFAG
- a CDS encoding FadR/GntR family transcriptional regulator — protein: MSSNYHASTVDWLGTWIAAGHVLPGQTLKVEAALCEELGVSRTVIREAIKTLVAKGILEVGPKVGTRVLPIRSWNLFDPQVVGWLAKKGLPENFVLDLLDLRRTIEPMAVRWACERASPQQIVEILQAYRALEASLDNKGEYNRADQRFHEAVLAASHNQFIEQMLPALGTLLAVSFEVTSAAPQELGKTLPLHKELADAIAARDAARGVWACMSLIEQASVTISRYYAAHKSPAEPQTVLMEPS